The following coding sequences lie in one Notolabrus celidotus isolate fNotCel1 chromosome 20, fNotCel1.pri, whole genome shotgun sequence genomic window:
- the LOC117831724 gene encoding transmembrane protease serine 9-like yields MKEPDCLDHDVTHSSMDSSRVFVLCLSSVCGKPLLNTRIVGGQPAPEGSWPWQASLQRGGGHFCGGSLVNSEWVVSAAHCFSSTSTSNLAVSLGRQSLEGSNPNAVTRTVVQIIRHPDYNTDTNENDISLLKLSSPVIFNNFILPVCLAEPGSSFFSGVNSWVTGWGNIGSGVSLPSPQELMEVEVPIVGNRKCNCNYGVGTITENMICAGLEAGGKDSCQGDSGGPLVSKQGDRWVLAGIVSFGNGCALANFPGVYARVSSYQLWINSHITSDQPGYVRFTSTGTDSDLSVTCAGLAPPPTTTLPTTTLPTTTLPTTTLPTTTTAKPVVCGQATMNSRILGGSSVSSAGLWPWIASLQKNGSHMCGGTLVAVDAVLSNANCFSSSSPVPSEWTVVLGRLKQNGSNPFEMTLNVRNITVSNLTGSNVAVLQLETNPTLSTYIQPICLDNGQTFSEGSTCYGAGWSAGRGGEEEVLQEFQTSVVSCGNASTSDRICTGSFTLEQGDSGGPLMCKVGGSWFQAAVLSLENNSRGRARADQMMVLEKLSTFKNFLENTVGAFLSPASSSNSSSNSSSVNTTASTSMTTASSSVDVPHPFIMFSHLLLFALCLQLFI; encoded by the exons gaTGTCACTCACAGCTCAATG GATTCCTCAcgtgtgtttgtgctctgtctgtcttcagTGTGTGGTAAACCTCTGCTCAACACCAGGATTGTTGGAGGGCAGCCGGCCCCTGAGGGCAGCTGGCCCTGGCAGGCCAGTCTGCAGAGAGGCGGAGGCCACTTCTGTGGAGGGTCTCTCGTTAACAGCGAGTGGGTGGTGTCTGCTGCTCACTGCTTCAGCAG caccagcaccagcaACCTGGCCGTGTCTCTGGGTCGTCAGAGTCTGGAGGGATCCAACCCCAACGCAGTGACTCGGACTGTAGTGCAGATCATCCGTCACCCCGACTACAACACTGATACTAATGAAAACGACATCAGCCTGCTGAAGCTCTCATCGCCTGTGATTTTCAACAACTTCATCCTGCCCGTGTGCCTGGCAGAGCCCGGCAGCTCCTTCTTCAGCGGCGTCAACTCTTGGGTCACCGGATGGGGCAACATTGGATCTGGAG TGTCCCTTCCTTCCCCGCAAGAACtgatggaggtggaggtgcCGATCGTGGGAAACAGGAAGTGTAACTGTAACTACGGAGTGGGCACAATCACAGAAAACATGATCTGTGCCGGGTTAGAGGCCGGAGGGAAGGACTCCTGTCAG GGCGACTCGGGGGGGCCACTGGTGAGCAAGCAAGGCGACCGCTGGGTCCTGGCAGGGATCGTGAGTTTTGGAAATGGTTGTGCCTTGGCTAATTTCCCTGGAGTCTACGCCCGTGTATCTAGTTATCAGTTATGGATCAACAGTCACATCACCAGCGACCAGCCGGGCTACGTCAGATTCACGTCCACCGGGACTGACAGTGACCTCAGCGTCACCTGTGCTGGCCTGGCACCGCCGCCAACAACTACCCTGCCAACAACCACCCTGCCAACAACCACCCTGCCTACAACCACCCTGCCTACAACCACCACAGCCAAAC ctgtggtCTGCGGCCAAGCCACAATGAACTCGCGTATCCTGGGGGGAAGCTCGGTATCATCGGCTGGTTTGTGGCCGTGGATCGCCAGCCTGCAGAAGAATGGGAGCCACATGTGCGGCGGGACTCTGGTGGCTGTTGATGCAGTTTTGAGTAACGCCAACTGCTTTTCAAG CAGCTCCCCCGTACCGTCTGAGTGGACCGTGGTTTTGGGTCGGCTGAAACAGAACGGATCCAACCCTTTTGAGATGACACTAAACGTGAGAAACATCACTGTGAGTAACCTCACCGGGTCCAATGTGGCGGTGCTGCAACTGGAAACCAATCCCACCCTGTCCACCTACATCCAGCCCATCTGCCTGGACAACGGACAGACCTTCAGCGAGGGCTCCACCTGCTATGGCGCAGGCTGGAGCGCCGGACGAGGCGGGG AGGAAGAAGTTCTGCAGGAGTTCCAGACCTCAGTTGTGAGTTGTGGAAACGCTTCAACAAGTGACAGAATTTGTACAGGGTCGTTCACgttggagcag GGTGACTCTGGCGGTCCTCTGATGTGTAAGGTGGGTGGATCTTGGTTCCAGGCGGCCGTGTTGTCCTTAGAAAACAACTCCAGAGGTCGTGCACGAGCCGATCAGATGATGGTCCTGGAAAAACTGAGCACTTTTAAGAACTTCTTGGAGAACACGGTGGGAGCGTTTTTATCACCGgcctccagcagcaacagcagcagcaacagctccAGCGTTAACACCACAGCCTCTACCAGCATGACCACGGCCAGCAGCAGTGTGGACGTCCCTCACCCCTTCATCATGTtctcccatctcctcctcttcgccCTGTGTCTCCAACTCTTCATATAG
- the si:ch211-198p11.6 gene encoding SCO-spondin, translated as MSSQENPTQVMPLWGLAIPLPAVLMITVVLYMIVLGVGLWIRYCLKDRCSCDCGGCCPGISIYEQCFKLAEMCHCNMPTAKSCWKDCPPCPSCTCWNCPCSCQPPECDSCHCLCFEIRIK; from the exons ATGTCCTCTCAGGAAAACCCGACGCAG GTGATGCCTCTTTGGGGGCTCGCCATCCCTCTCCCAGCGGTGCTCATGATCACTGTGGTTCTCTATATGATCGTCCTGGGCGTCGGGCTGTGGATCAGATATTGCCTGAAG GACCGTTGTTCTTGTGACTGTGGCGGCTGCTGTCCAGGGATTTCTATCTATGAACAGTGCTTCAAGCTGGCAGAGATGTGCCACTGCAACATGCCGACTGCAAAATCCTGCTGGAAAGATTGCCCCCCTTGTCCTTCT TGCACCTGTTGGAACTGTCCCTGCAGCTGTCAGCCTCCTGAGTGCGACTCCTGTCACTGTCTCTGCTTCGAGATCAGGATCAAGTGA